From the Desulfosarcina sp. BuS5 genome, one window contains:
- a CDS encoding DNA methyltransferase, translating into MTIKEASIWASKYISKNVTPSNISYLIQYGRIHRNGDNGNAFVNRYDLEKYYNSHYETKENRWKKQLGNDLNWNLSFSEYKESETTKHVHRLHSYKGKFIPQLVEYFLDQHTDDFKNKSFFNAGDIILDPFCGSGTTLVQASELNLHSIGIDVSAFNAFISNVKVGKYDINDVKNTADIITQSLKSFQKERNNVNFENRLLNELKKFNSNFFPSPEFKYKVRQKKINEKLYGKQKSDEFLKIYHTLIDNYKISLKQKKNDSFLDKWFLQVVRDEIDFVFKQIKSIKNLETKKILALVLSRTVRSCRATTHADLATLKEPVTTTYYCKKHGKICKPLFSILSWWQRYTQDTVKRIIQFNKLRTDTFQKCLVGDSRTINIIQELEEKYPKFGKLINDNKIDGIFSSPPYVGLINYHEQHAYAYDLFGFEKKEDLEIGPLSKGQGIEARKSYIKGISDVLNNCKQFLKQDYDVFLVANDKYGLYPQIVELSNMKIVNEYKRPVLNRVEKDRSAYAEIIFHLKEK; encoded by the coding sequence ATGACAATAAAAGAAGCAAGTATTTGGGCATCTAAATACATAAGTAAAAATGTTACTCCATCAAATATATCATATTTAATCCAATATGGAAGAATACATAGAAACGGAGACAATGGAAATGCTTTTGTCAATAGGTATGATTTAGAAAAATATTACAATTCACATTATGAGACAAAAGAAAACCGATGGAAAAAACAGTTGGGGAATGATTTAAACTGGAATTTGTCCTTTTCTGAATATAAAGAATCTGAAACAACAAAACATGTTCATAGATTGCATTCATATAAAGGAAAATTTATTCCGCAGCTCGTTGAATACTTTTTGGATCAGCATACTGACGATTTTAAAAATAAATCATTTTTTAATGCAGGTGATATTATTTTAGACCCTTTTTGTGGCAGTGGTACAACTCTTGTGCAGGCAAGTGAATTAAATTTACATTCGATTGGAATTGATGTTTCTGCATTTAATGCCTTTATAAGTAACGTTAAAGTTGGGAAATATGACATTAATGATGTCAAAAACACAGCTGATATAATTACGCAAAGCCTAAAAAGTTTTCAGAAAGAAAGAAACAATGTGAATTTTGAGAATAGATTATTAAATGAATTAAAAAAATTTAATAGCAATTTTTTTCCATCACCAGAGTTTAAGTATAAAGTCAGACAAAAAAAAATAAATGAAAAATTATATGGCAAGCAAAAATCCGATGAATTTTTAAAAATATACCATACGCTTATAGATAATTACAAAATTTCATTGAAACAGAAAAAAAATGACTCATTTTTGGACAAATGGTTTCTGCAAGTTGTTAGAGATGAAATTGATTTTGTCTTTAAACAAATAAAATCCATTAAAAACCTGGAAACCAAAAAAATTCTTGCTTTAGTTTTGAGTCGTACTGTCCGTTCGTGCCGTGCAACAACTCATGCTGACTTGGCAACACTAAAAGAGCCTGTAACCACGACGTATTATTGTAAAAAACACGGCAAGATATGTAAGCCATTATTTTCAATATTAAGCTGGTGGCAAAGATATACACAAGATACAGTTAAACGAATTATTCAATTTAATAAACTTAGGACAGATACTTTCCAGAAATGTTTAGTGGGAGATAGTAGAACAATTAATATAATACAAGAGTTAGAGGAGAAATATCCTAAATTTGGCAAATTAATTAATGACAACAAGATAGATGGAATCTTTTCAAGTCCGCCATATGTTGGTTTAATAAACTATCATGAACAACATGCTTATGCTTATGACTTGTTTGGTTTTGAAAAAAAGGAAGACTTGGAAATAGGGCCTTTATCTAAAGGCCAGGGAATAGAAGCGCGAAAGTCTTATATTAAAGGTATTTCTGATGTTTTGAATAACTGTAAACAGTTTTTGAAACAAGATTATGATGTGTTTTTGGTAGCCAATGATAAATATGGTCTATACCCGCAAATTGTTGAACTATCTAACATGAAAATTGTTAATGAATATAAAAGACCGGTTTTGAATCGTGTTGAAAAAGACAGGTCTGCTTATGCAGAAATAATATTTCACCTGAAGGAAAAGTAA
- a CDS encoding IS3 family transposase (programmed frameshift): protein MGKIRKNYSASFKAKVALETVKKEKTISQLSSEYGVHSNQINQWRKRLLEELPDIFSKKRQKKEKDAEEFQAELYQQIGQLKVELDWLKKKLTFSIDIKRQYIEPNHSLIPVMRQCDLLGINRSTYYYQSCKDESYNLALMRLIDEEYTRYPFYGVEKMTAVLKRQGHTVNPKRIRRLMRLMGLEAIYPKPNLSKASKEHKIYPYLLRGVSIEQVDQVWSTDITYIRLNSGFIYLVAVIDWFSRYVLSYEFSTTLDKDFCIKALQGALKIAKPKIFNTDQGSQFTSDAFTGVLKKADVKISMDGRGRALDNIFVERLWRTVKYERVYLHNYETVREAIQNIGEYFGFYNNERLHQSLDYQTPAEIYFKTFPG, encoded by the exons ATGGGTAAAATTCGAAAAAATTACAGTGCATCATTCAAAGCTAAAGTAGCGCTTGAAACGGTTAAAAAGGAAAAGACGATTTCTCAACTATCTAGTGAATATGGAGTTCATTCAAATCAAATAAATCAATGGCGAAAGCGTCTATTAGAAGAATTGCCCGATATATTTTCAAAAAAGCGTCAAAAAAAAGAAAAAGACGCTGAAGAATTCCAGGCGGAGCTTTACCAACAAATCGGCCAATTAAAGGTCGAATTGGACTGGCTAAAAAAAAAA CTAACCTTCTCAATTGATATAAAGCGTCAATACATTGAGCCGAATCATTCTTTGATACCGGTAATGCGCCAGTGTGATCTTTTGGGAATAAACAGATCAACCTATTACTATCAATCCTGCAAAGATGAGAGCTATAACCTGGCTCTCATGCGATTGATAGACGAAGAATATACCCGATATCCGTTCTACGGTGTTGAAAAAATGACGGCCGTATTAAAGCGACAAGGGCACACTGTTAATCCTAAACGAATAAGACGTTTGATGCGGCTTATGGGACTTGAAGCTATATATCCAAAACCAAATTTGAGCAAAGCATCAAAAGAGCATAAAATTTATCCATACTTGCTGCGAGGCGTTTCCATTGAGCAAGTTGACCAGGTGTGGTCAACGGATATTACCTATATCCGTTTGAATTCAGGTTTTATCTATCTTGTAGCAGTGATAGACTGGTTTAGTCGGTATGTCCTGAGCTACGAATTTTCAACCACATTGGATAAGGATTTTTGTATAAAAGCCTTACAGGGTGCCTTAAAAATTGCAAAACCTAAGATTTTTAACACGGATCAAGGCAGTCAGTTTACCAGTGATGCCTTTACCGGCGTTTTAAAAAAAGCCGATGTGAAGATCAGCATGGACGGCCGGGGCCGTGCTCTGGATAACATTTTCGTAGAGCGCCTTTGGCGTACCGTGAAATATGAACGTGTTTATCTTCACAATTATGAGACCGTCAGGGAGGCTATTCAAAACATTGGAGAATATTTTGGCTTTTACAATAATGAACGACTCCATCAATCTTTGGATTACCAGACCCCGGCAGAGATATATTTTAAAACTTTTCCAGGGTAA
- a CDS encoding IS3 family transposase (programmed frameshift): protein MGKIRKNYSASFKAKVALETVKKEKTISQLSSEYGVHSNQINQWRKRLLEELPDIFSKKRQKKEKDAEEFQAELYQQIGQLKVELDWLKKKLTFSIDIKRQYIEPNHSLIPVMRQCDLLGINRSTYYYQSCKDESYNLALMRLIDEEYTRYPFYGVEKMTAVLKRQGHTVNPKRIRRLMRLMGLEAIYPKPNLSKASKEHKIYPYLLRGVSIEQVDQVWSTDITYIRLNSGFIYLVAVIDWFSRYVLSYEFSTTLDKDFCIKALQGALKIAKPKIFNTDQGSQFTSDAFTGVLKKADVKISMDGRGRALDNIFVERLWRTVKYERVYLHNYETVREAIQNIGEYFGFYNNERLHQSLDYQTPAEIYFKTFPG, encoded by the exons ATGGGTAAAATTCGAAAAAATTACAGTGCATCATTCAAAGCTAAAGTAGCGCTTGAAACGGTTAAAAAGGAAAAGACGATTTCTCAACTATCTAGTGAATATGGAGTTCATTCAAATCAAATAAATCAATGGCGAAAGCGTCTATTAGAAGAATTGCCCGATATATTTTCAAAAAAGCGTCAAAAAAAAGAAAAAGACGCTGAAGAATTCCAGGCGGAGCTTTACCAGCAAATCGGCCAATTAAAGGTCGAATTGGACTGGCTAAAAAAAAAA CTAACCTTCTCAATTGATATAAAGCGTCAATACATTGAGCCGAATCATTCTTTGATACCGGTAATGCGCCAGTGTGATCTTTTGGGAATAAACAGATCAACCTATTACTATCAATCCTGCAAAGATGAGAGCTATAACCTGGCTCTCATGCGATTGATAGACGAAGAATATACCCGATATCCGTTCTACGGTGTTGAAAAAATGACGGCCGTATTAAAGCGACAAGGGCACACTGTTAATCCTAAACGAATAAGACGTTTGATGCGGCTTATGGGACTTGAAGCTATATATCCAAAACCAAATTTGAGCAAAGCATCAAAAGAGCATAAAATTTATCCATACTTGCTGCGAGGCGTTTCCATTGAGCAAGTTGACCAGGTGTGGTCAACGGATATTACCTATATCCGTTTGAATTCAGGTTTTATCTATCTTGTAGCAGTGATAGACTGGTTTAGTCGGTATGTCCTGAGCTACGAATTTTCAACCACATTGGATAAGGATTTTTGTATAAAAGCCTTACAGGGTGCCTTAAAAATTGCAAAACCTAAGATTTTTAACACGGATCAAGGCAGTCAGTTTACCAGTGATGCCTTTACCGGCGTTTTAAAAAAAGCCGATGTGAAGATCAGCATGGACGGCCGGGGCCGTGCTCTGGATAACATTTTCGTAGAGCGCCTTTGGCGTACCGTGAAATATGAACGTGTTTATCTTCACAATTATGAGACCGTCAGGGAGGCTATTCAAAACATTGGAGAATATTTTGGCTTTTACAATAATGAACGACTCCATCAATCTTTGGATTACCAGACCCCGGCAGAGATATATTTTAAAACTTTTCCAGGGTAA
- a CDS encoding AAA family ATPase — MLIRIYSFYTLNNCPVFGEYYSISITGDEDIPINKRESGVKRLILLNFFRAEAERRQQDKNVPDIIYAIEEPETSQHPSHQRKMIEAFFELSKTDNTQIILTTHSPSIVKLLKFEYIKLIKDDDGLKIVNVEQANLPYPSLNEVNYLAFDESNEEYHNELYGYIESKQLLNDYKSGKTPILYKKEFRGKTSETQIIQSEYIRHQIHHPENTQNSRFTNDKLQESIGEMRTFITENINT; from the coding sequence TTGTTGATCAGGATATACTCATTTTACACCTTAAACAACTGTCCAGTTTTTGGGGAGTATTATAGTATTTCAATAACAGGAGATGAGGATATTCCAATCAACAAAAGGGAAAGTGGCGTTAAAAGACTAATACTTTTGAATTTTTTCAGAGCAGAAGCAGAGCGAAGACAACAAGACAAAAATGTTCCAGATATAATTTATGCAATTGAAGAGCCTGAAACATCACAACATCCAAGTCATCAAAGAAAAATGATTGAAGCCTTTTTTGAATTATCAAAAACAGATAATACTCAAATAATATTAACAACACACAGTCCTTCTATTGTAAAACTATTAAAATTTGAATATATAAAACTAATTAAAGATGATGATGGTTTAAAAATAGTAAACGTTGAACAAGCAAATTTACCCTATCCATCTTTGAATGAAGTTAATTACTTGGCTTTTGACGAGTCTAATGAAGAATATCACAATGAATTATATGGTTATATTGAAAGTAAACAGCTACTGAATGATTATAAATCAGGAAAAACACCTATTCTTTATAAAAAGGAATTTAGGGGAAAAACTTCTGAAACTCAAATAATACAGAGTGAGTATATTCGTCATCAAATTCATCATCCTGAAAATACTCAAAATTCAAGATTTACAAATGACAAACTGCAAGAATCTATTGGTGAGATGAGAACATTTATTACGGAAAATATTAACACATAA